One genomic segment of Pseudomonas chlororaphis subsp. aurantiaca includes these proteins:
- a CDS encoding AI-2E family transporter gives MFKVLRDWIQRYFSDEEAVVLAVLLFLAFTAVLTLGGMLAPVLAGMVLAYLMQGLVLTLERWRLPGGAAVGLVFALFMGLLLVFIVVVVPLLWHQLITLFNELPGMLAKWQSLLLLLPERYPHLVSDEQVLQAIEVARGEIGKFGQWALTFSLSSLPLLVNIMIYLVLVPILVFFFLKDRAMISQWVRGYLPRERALITRVAQEMNRQIANYIRGKVIEIVICGAVTYIAFVALGLNYAALLALLVGISVVVPYVGAVVVTVPVALIALFQWGWSDQFIYLMAVYGIIQALDGNVLVPLLFSEAVNLHPVAIICAVLLFGGLWGFWGVFFAIPLATLFKAVLDAWPRKEPVVAPLL, from the coding sequence ATGTTCAAAGTGTTACGCGACTGGATTCAGCGCTACTTCTCCGATGAAGAGGCCGTGGTACTGGCCGTTCTGCTATTCCTGGCCTTCACCGCCGTGCTGACCCTGGGTGGCATGCTCGCGCCAGTGTTGGCGGGAATGGTGCTGGCCTACCTGATGCAGGGGCTGGTGCTCACTCTGGAGCGCTGGCGTTTGCCTGGCGGGGCGGCGGTGGGCCTGGTCTTTGCCTTGTTCATGGGGCTGCTGCTGGTGTTCATCGTGGTCGTCGTGCCGCTGCTGTGGCACCAGTTGATCACCTTGTTCAACGAGCTGCCGGGAATGCTCGCCAAGTGGCAATCGCTGCTTCTGCTGTTGCCGGAGCGTTATCCGCACCTGGTGTCCGACGAACAGGTGTTACAGGCGATCGAGGTGGCGCGCGGCGAAATCGGCAAGTTCGGCCAGTGGGCGCTGACCTTTTCGCTGTCCAGCCTGCCGCTGCTGGTCAACATCATGATCTATCTGGTGCTGGTGCCGATCCTGGTGTTTTTCTTCCTCAAGGACCGGGCGATGATCAGCCAGTGGGTGCGCGGTTACCTGCCGCGCGAGCGGGCGTTGATCACTCGGGTGGCCCAGGAGATGAACCGGCAGATCGCCAATTACATTCGTGGCAAGGTGATCGAGATCGTCATTTGCGGCGCAGTGACCTACATCGCCTTCGTGGCCTTGGGCCTGAACTACGCGGCCCTGCTGGCGTTGCTGGTGGGGATTTCGGTGGTGGTGCCTTACGTCGGGGCGGTGGTGGTGACCGTGCCGGTGGCGCTGATCGCCTTGTTCCAGTGGGGCTGGAGCGACCAGTTCATCTATCTGATGGCGGTCTATGGGATCATTCAGGCCCTGGACGGCAATGTGCTGGTGCCGCTGCTATTCTCCGAGGCCGTGAACCTGCATCCAGTGGCGATCATCTGCGCGGTGCTGCTGTTTGGCGGGTTGTGGGGCTTCTGGGGCGTATTTTTCGCGATTCCCCTGGCCACCCTGTTCAAGGCGGTA